The DNA region CTTTCTTAAAGGCAAAGTGGTGGCGATTACAGGATCAAATGGCAAGACAACCACGACAACGCTGGTGGGCAAAATCTTCGAGGATGCTGGCGTACCGACGCTCGTGGGCGGCAATATCGGGTTGCCGGTGATCGATCTGGTGGCGAAGAGCACGGCGGATACGGTGAGCGTGCTGGAGGTGTCGAGCTTTCAATTGGAGACGGTGGAGGAGTTTCATCCGTGGATCTCGGTTGTGTTGAACATCACGCCGGACCATCTGGATCGCCATGGCAACTTTGAGAATTATGCCGCCGCCAAGACCAGAATTACGGAGCGGCAGGAGGCTGACGACTTTCTGGTTCTGAACGCTGAAGATAAGCCAACCCAGATGGTGGCGGCGAAGACGCGGGCGCAGATTTACTGGTTTAGCCCTCGTAGGCCCATTAAGCAGGGCGCGTTCGTTCACGGTGAGAGCATCTTCTTTGTCGCCAAAGAGGGCGGCAAGACAGAGCCGGTGATGCCGGTGGCGGAGATTGCGCTGAAGGGTGCGCACAACGTGGAGAATGTGCTGGCGGCGGTATGTGCGGCGCGGCTGGCGGGGATTCCGGCAGAGAAGATTCGTGCTTCGGTTGCTGGATTTAAGGGCGTAGAGCATCGGTTGGAGTTTGTGCGGCTTCTGCGCGGCGTCGAGTTCTACAACGACTCCAAGGCAACCAATGTGGATGCGGCGATGAAGGCAGTGGCGTCCTTTGCGGGTGGAGTGCATTTGATTCTGGGCGGTAAGGACAAGAACTCTGACTATGGAGCCATGGCCGAATTGTTGAAGGAGCGGGTGAAGATTGTTTATACGATTGGTTCAGCCGCGCAAAAGATTGAGCACCAGTTGCAGGGAGTGGTGAAGATAGTCTCAGCGGAGACGATGCAGGCTGCCGTGACCGAGGCGGCGAAGACCGCCGTTGCCGGAGACGTGGTTCTGCTGGCGCCTGCCTGTTCTAGTTTCGATCAGTTCGAGAACTATGAGCATCGCGGACAGGTCTTTCGGCAGTTAGTCAATGAATTGAGCTGAATCAATAACAGCAGCAGAGGCAGGAAGCGGACGGAATGGCGAAGAGAGTAGGGGTGGACAAGTGGCTCTTCGGAGTAGTGCTGCTGCTGGTTCTATTTGGGCTGGTGATGGTATTTTCGGCGTCCGCCGTGATGGCCAAATCGCAGTTCGGGTCGGCTTACTTCTTCATGGTGCGGCAGTCGATCTGGGCCGGGGTTGGCTTGGTTGCTATGGTCCTGCTGATGCGGGTCGACTATCGCCACTACAACAATCCCAGAGTCGTCTTTCCGATTGTGGCTGTAACGATGTTGCTGCTGATGGCTGTCTTCGCAATGCGCGACTCGCATAATACGCACCGGTGGTTCCGCTTCGGGGCGCTCAGCTTTCAGCCATCGGAGTTGGCAACGCCCGCGTTGATTCTGTTCCTCGCTTATTTCTTGCAGACGCGAATGCACAAGATGGATGACTGGCGCGGAACGGTTTTGCGTGCTGCCCTGCCGCCGCTGTTATTCATCGGACTCATCCTGAAAGAGCCAGACCTTGGCACGGCAATTGTCTGTGCAGCGGTGACGATGCTGATGCTTTACCTTGCAGGATTGCAGGTGCGCTATATCGGCATTGCACTGGCGTGCGCGTCCCCCGTGCTTTATTACATGTTGTTTCGTGTGCCGTGGCGGCGGGCTCGCATGCTGGCTTTTGTCAATCCCGAGGCGGACCCGAGAGGGACGGGGTTCCACATCCTGCAGTCGCTGATAGCGGTGGGAACGGGCGGCATTCGCGGGCTGGGGCTGATGGAGGGACGGCAGAAGCTTTTCTATCTGCCCGAGCCGCATACGGACTTCATCTTTGCAAATATCTGTGAAGAACTTGGACTGATCGGCGCGGTGCTGGTGATCACCATGTTTGTCATCTTCGGCTACCGAGGTTTGCGGGCGGCGTTTCTTTCTACCGATCCATTTGCAAGGTTTCTCGCATTCGGCATTACGACGGCGGTGTTGATTCAGGCGTTCTTCAATATGAGTGTCGTGGTCGCGCTGTTGCCGACCAAGGGAATCACGCTGCCTTTCATCTCGTTTGGCGGAACGTCTCTGTTCGTGACACTGGCCTGTATGGGGATATTGCTGAACGTAACTCGAGAGATCGACTGACGTGCAGGAGAACAGTGGGACGCGATTGCGGATATTGATCGCCGGGGGTGGAACCGGAGGTCATGTAATTCCTGCACTGGCCATTGCGCGAGAGCTGCGGGATGCGGCGGGTGCCGAGGTTCGATTCGTAGGGACAGCGCGCGGGCTTGAGACGCGACTGGTGCCGGAGGCGGGATTTCCGCTGGAACTAATCCACGTTGGTCAGTTGAAAAATGTGAGTTTGGCTACACGGCTGCGGACACTGATGGACCTGCCGTTGGGTATAGGTCGATGCATAAGACTCCTGCGCAGCTTTCGACCGGACGTTGTCGTAGGCGTGGGAGGCTATGCCTCCGGTCCGGCGATGATGGCGGCCATCCTGCTGCGGGTACCGACGCTGGCCTTTGAGCCGAACGCCGTTCCCGGGCTGGCGAATCGGTTGGTCGGAAAGCTGGTCACGGCTGCTGCGGTGAACTTCGAGGAGACTCGCCGCTTCTTTCACGGAGCACAGGTCACGGGTACGCCGGTACGGCCGGAGTTCTTCGACATTGGCGCAAAGCCGCTGGTTGGAAAGAAGAGGTTGCTGGTTTTTGGCGCCAGCCAGGGAGCCAGGGTATTCAACGAACGGATGCCGAAGATTATGAAGCGGCTCCTGAACGCCTTCCCCACGCTGGAGGTGGTGCATCAGACCGGTGGACGGCACGGCGATTCGACGCTCGCGCAATACCGCAGCGCCGAAGTCGGCTTTGAAAGGGTAAAGGTCGTGCCATATCTGGATGATATGGCGGCCCAGTTTGCAGCGGCTGACCTGATCTTGTGCCGAAGCGGCGCAAGCACAATCGCGGAGCTGTCGGCGGCAGGCCGGGCCTCTGTCCTGGTGCCGTTTCCGCAAGCTGCCGATGACCATCAGCGAAAGAATGCCGACGCATTCGTAGCTGTCGGAGCGGCCGAGATGATATTAGAAGCTCAGTTGAGCGAGGAGCGCCTGTTGGAAGTGCTTTCGAAATTGCTGGCGAACGATTCACGACGACAGAATATGGGCGAGCGGGCTCGGGCCTTGGCGCATCCTGCTGCTGTGAAAATGATCGCAAGGACGGTATTAGAAATAGCGGATCGAGGATGAGCGCGAGTTGGTGAAGTTGAAATGATTGGACAAAGAATGGGCTGGGGATAATCTCCCCAGCCCATTGCTTTACCTTGTCAGCAGTGATTGAAGTAGCTCTTACCGACGGCCACCCCCGCCACCACCGTGGGATCCACCACCACCGCCGCCATGGTATCCACCACCGCCTCCGCCGCCGTGGTATCCACCACCACCGCCGCCGCCGTGGAAGCTGCCGCCACCGCCCGCGTTTCCATGGAAGCCTCCGTTGCCGCCGCTAAAATTTGAGCGCGCTACGGGAGCCTGGGAATAGCCGCGGCTACCGCCACTATATCCGCGACTGGGTTGCGCATAGCTTCGAGGTGCTTGTTGCGTAAAGCTACGTCCAGCGTAGTTGCCTCCACTGTAGGAGCGAGCTCCATTGAAGGACTGATGGTTGCTTACATTGTTGTAGGCCTGGCGATTTCCGCTGGCGAAATTACGCTGTCCCTCGGCGGCAAAACCGCGGTTGCTTGCGATGCCGCGGTTGCCGAAATTACGGCCACCGATGCTCGCCTCGCGATTTCCCGCGAAGCCATGCTCGTCTCCATGCCTTACAAAGCTCGAACCGCCTGGTCGCCCGTCGAATCCGGCAACCCGCCGATCATAGACGTTTCCGAAGTGACGGCCACCGAAGTTGTTGTAGCCACGGTTGTAACAGAAGCGGCCCCCGCGCCAGTAACCGCCGTAGAAGCCGGTGCCGAAGTAGCCGAAGCCGTAATTGATGCCGCCATAATAGCCAATGGACGGACCCCAGTATCCTGCGTTCCAGAAGTAGCCGCCGCCGCCCCAACCCCAGTACCCGGGGGTCCACAGCGCATTAACATATGGTGGCTCAACCCAGGCTCCATCGACCCACTCGTAACCCTCGCCGGTCCAGGCCCAATAGCCCGGCGTCCAGATGTAGCCGTCGCCAGGGATGGGTGGTTGCGCATACACGGGTATCGCCGGAGGAGCGACTGCGACAGAAACAAAGACTCCTGCATGTGCCGCGCGAGGAGCAGCCAGTAGCAGCATTGCTACTGCGATGGTGCTGATGGAGCCTTTAATAAGATGAATCATCTTCATAATCAACCGTCCCACCTGTTCTTCGTTTTGTCCGGCCGTGTCAGGCTGCGCCGGAGTTCGAGATCAGCAGGTTTTGAGCCCAAGTCCGACAAGAATCACCGGGTGAAGCTCTCGATTTATTAGACACTGTGCCGGATTTTTTGTTGCGCGAATATGAACGGCGATTCAGTAGTTTTGATTCCTCCGATGGAGGAGTCCTTTGTTGCAGGTGCAGCGAGTTGAGAGGTAGGGTGCGGAGCGTGCCGGCCCGGAACAATGTGTCTTCCAACACCCTTAATTATGAGGAAGGCGGCGATCAGTCCTATGAGCAGAAATATCCCCGCATAAATCACAACGTGCAGGAAGGTGTCCTCATCCTTTAATTCATGGGGGTCGGCGGTAGGCTTCTTCGATTCGCTCATATCCGATAGGATGCGAGTCCTGCGGCTCAAGGATATCTCGCGGATCTGGGGCATAGCCGCGGGGCAGGATGCGGCGCTACTCTTCGCGTCCGGGTCGGGTCATCAGGTCACGAATTGCGTCTTTCGGTGATTTGTTGTGATGCAGAATCGCATCCATTTGTTCTGTAATCGGCATCTCGACTCCATAACGAGCGGCCAGACCAAGCGCGGCAGTAGTGCTCTGGATGCCTTCGGCTACTTTGCCGTTAAGGCCAGCGAGGATATCGGGAAGATGGCGCCCCTTACCCAGTTCGATACCGACAGAGCGGTTGCGGGAGAGGTTTCCGGTGCAGGTGAGGACAAGATCGCCAATGCCTGAAAGGCCAGCCAGCGTCTGGCGCCGGCCCCCGCAGGCTACCGAGAGTCGGGTGATCTCGGCGATACCTCGGGTAATGAGTGCTGCGGCGGAGTTATGCCCGAGATTGAGGCCATGGACTACTCCAGAGGACAAAGCGATTACGTTCTTCAGCGCGCCTCCCAACTCGACGCCTGTGACGTCGTTGTTGGTATAGATCCGAAGTAGCGATGAAGAAAATTCGCGTTGAATAATCTGAGCGAGCGTAGATGTCGCGGCAGCGGCGACGATGGCGGTGGGATAGCCAAGCGCCACCTCCTGGGCGAACGATGGCCCGCTGAGGACGGCACAAGGATTGTCAGTGATGGAGGCAATAACCTGCGACATTCGCAGAAAAGTGCTCTCCTCGAGGCCCTTCGACGCGCTCACGAGGATCTGGTCGCGGGTTAGCAAGGGGGCAATATGGCTGATGATGCCGCGAACATGCTGAGAGGGTGTCACGCAGAGCAGAATGTCGGCTTCAAAGATTGCGCCCGGCAGGTCGGAGGTCACCTGAATGTCGGCGGGCAGAGTGAAGCCGGGAAGATAGGGAAGGTTTTCTCCCAGATCGTTCAGCTGGTCCGCAAGGGGAGCAGAGTGCGACCACAGGACGAGCTCGTGGCCGCCGCGACGGGCGAGCGCGAGCGCGAGCGCAGTCCCCCAGGCGCCTGCGCCGAGAATCGCTATCCTGCTCATGCTGACACCTTGGAGGAGCCGAAGCGGTTCTCCGTGCCGGTGAGCAGACGGCGAATGTTCTGGTGATGCTTGACGATGATAAGCAGAGGAATGAAGAGAAAACCAGCGATCACGATCGGCGTTCTCAATGGCACGAAATGGAGGGCAAAGAGAGGGAAGGCTGCGGCCGCGATGATTGAAGCCAGGGAGACATAGCGGGTGAGGAGGAAGATCACGACAAAAACCGCGAGTGTGGCGAGCGCGCTTGGCCAGGTCAGCGCTAGGAAGACTCCAAGGGCACTGGCAACGCCTTTGCCTCCACGGAAGCGCAACCAGACGGGAAACACATGGCCGAGGATGGCGGCAACTGCCGCGAGTACGGCAAGATCGTAGTTACCGGGCAAAATGTGTTGTGCGATTTTGACGGCGACGAACGCTTTGCCCAGATCGAGCAGGAGCGTGGCAATGGCGAGACCCTTCGCTCCGGAACGGGCTACATTGGTGGCTCCGATATTGCCACTGCCTGTGGCGCGAATATCCTGCTTGCGAAATGTTTTCACCAAAACATAGCCAAACGGAATGGAGCCAAGGAGATAGGCCAGCGAGATGGAGAGGAACCAGGGAGTCATTGTCTTCCCGATGAGTTTATCAAGTGAACGTTATGAAGCGGGTTGGCACGTTAGAGCAAGTGGCGGCGAATCATTTCAAGAGCATGTTGTGTGGCCCAGAAACGGATGCGCATTCGGTCGCCTGTCAGGTTGAGTTCACGCACCTGCGTTTGCTGCCCGTCGGCCAGGCCGATATAGACGCGGCCAATGGGCTTTTCCGAGTCAGGGCCGGAAGGCGCACCGCCGGGACCGGCGAGACCGGTAACGGAGATCCCAAGTGCCGCGCCGGTGCGTGCACGAATGCCTTGGGCGAGCTCTCGTGCAACCTCTTCGCTCACCGCACCCTTGCTATCGATCGTCTCTTTCGAGACACCAGCAAAGATCGTCTTGAGTTCGGTTGTATAGACGACCGCGCCACCGATGAACGCGCTGGAACTATTGGGAACGGCGGTGAGACGCTGGGCGAGCAGGCCGCCGGTGCAGCTTTCGCCAACCGCGAGCGTCAGGTGCCTCATGCCCAGCATCAGCAGCACCACCTCTTCGAGGCTCTCGCCGCGGGACGAAAAGATACTATCGTCCATCTCGCGCTCGATCTTTTCTGCGAGTTCGTCGACCCGGGCCTGCGCCTCGGCAAGAGTCGGCTTGGCCGATAGGAAGTGAAGTTGGATTTCTGCGTGTCCGGCGAGGATGGTGGTCTCAACATCCGCATATTGTTTGTAGATTGGCGCAGTGCGGGTATCTACCTGCGATTCGGGAATCAGCGCCATCCGGAGCATCCGCCGGGCAAGGTGACGAGAGGGAAGAGCAGCAGCCAAACGAGGTTTGCACACGTCATCGAAGAGCGGCTTCAATTCACCGGGAGGTCCGGGGAGAAGAATGACGATCTTGCGATCTCCGTTGACCGTCGTGTCGAGATACTGACCCGGAGCGCTGCCATTTTTGTTGTTGAGCAGGATAGCTTCGTCGAGCACGTCGGCCTGCTTGGCATTGTTCGGCGGCATGACGATCTGTCGCGCTGCATAGCGCTTATAAAGGTCAGTGAGAACTGCAGGATCGCGGTTGAGTTCGATGCTCAGAGCAGCGGCGACAGCCTCACGCGTGAGGTCGTCCTCGGTGGGCCCGAGGCCGCCGGAAAAGACAACGATATCGGCGCGATCAATGGCGATCTTTGCAACGCTGGTCAGGTGACGGAGGCTGTCGCCAACAATGGTCTTGAAGCCCACTTCGACGCCCAGGTCGTTGAGTCCCGCCGTGAGGTACAGGGAGTTGGTGTCCTGCCGATGAGGCGTAAGCATCTCGGAGCCGACAGCAATGATTTCAGCAATCATGGTCTAGGTGGATTTCTGTCTCTAAATAACTTTCTCTTTGGATGTTAGCGGTTTCTTGTCATGTGTGCGCGAGACTGAATCGAAGGCGCAAAATTTAGCCTCGCCAGCCAATCGGGTAGATCCTCGATGTCATAAACCTGCTGCAAAACCAGGGTGTTCCCAGAGTTCAGGCTCCGTAGCACCCAAGCAAAAGGCTTCTTAAAGACTATTGGCGGCCTCAGGTGCAAGAGGCCGCCAATGTCTTATCGCATGGAACCTGACTCCAATCCCGGTTTACAGGTGAGGAGCCCAGCCCTTCTCGTACTCGCGGCCCCAACCCTTCATCGCTTCGGGGTCATTGAGAATGTGGCCGTTTTTCGGGTTTAGTTTCAGTTCGCGCTGAACCTCCCAGGCGATGTTCGAGAGTTGAAGCATCGTCACTGAGATGTTGCCTGATTCGATCGGCTGATTCAGTTTTTCGCCGGTGCGGATGGCGGCGATAAAGTTGGCGAAGTGGAGGTCGGTCATGTTGTCCGCTCCGGTCAGGTCGGAAGACGAAGCTGCCTTGCCTTCCTTGACGTCGTTGATCTTTTTGCCTTTCAGGTCATAGACCTCATAGCCGCCGGGGTCGAGGACGACGCTGCCCGTTGTACCGACGACGACCGCGCCGCGGTCACGATCGTAGAGCTTCATCCCGTTGCAGCTCTGGTCCTGCCAGGAGATGAGCTTATCGTCATATTCGAAGCTGGTGTCGAGGGTGTCATAGAACTGCCAGTCGTCCTTGAACTGATAGCGTCCGCCGGATGCGGTGACGCGGTTGGGCAGATCGACTCCGAGCGCCCAGCGGCAGACATCGACTTCATGCGTTCCATTGTTGAGCGCTTCGCCGGTGCCCCAGATCTTGAACCAGTGCCAGTTGTAGGGCTGGACGTTGTCCTTGTAAGGCTGGCGCGGCGCGGGTCCCTGCCAAAGATCCCAGTCGAGAACGGCGGGAACTGGCGCGGGTTTACCGACGCCAATGGATTTGCGGGTGTTGCTATACCAGGCCTTGGCATAGTAAGCGCGGCCAACCAGCCCGTCTTGAATCTTCTTGATGACATCGATGTAGACAGGCGAGGAACGACGCTGGGTTCCCATCTGTACGTGCTTGCCATACTTCCGCTGAGCTTCGACGAGCAGCGCGCCTTCGGCGGGGTTGTGGCTGCATGGCTTCTCGACGTAGACATGCTTGCCCGCCTGCAGTCCAAGGATGGCCATGGGAGCGTGCCAGTGATCGGGTGTCGCGATGGTGATCGCGTCCACGTCTTTAAGGGCGAGGATCTTGCGGAAGTCTTTGTCGGTCGCCGGGGCATCGCCCATCTTCTGCTGGACGGCGCCTGCGAACTTGCTGAGAGTGTTGCTGTCCACGTCGCAGACGTGGGTGATCTTCGCATGCTTCTCGTTTGCCTTGAGAGAGGCGAGGTGGGCGTAGGCGCGGCTGTGGAGGCCGATGACGGCGAAGTTAAGGCGGTCATTGGCTCCAAGGATCTGGGCATAACTTTTTGCGGTCGAGCTGACAGCGAGGCCAGCCGCCCCTACTGCAAGAGTGTCGAGAAATTCACGTCGAGAGATCACATCTCCTCCTTGGGAGTTAGTTCTGATAGCAGTTCATATGCGCCTGGCGGGTGCAGATGGGTTGCGGGATAACTTTACACGACCAAGGCCTGTTGGTTCAAAGTAAAAACTAAATAGGCCTGACGACATAGAGTTAGACCGCAGATGTCTGATTAAGTGAGAGGGCGGCCTTCAATGTCGAGGGCCACATGATAAAGCGCGTCTCGTGTAGCCAGAGCGGCGCAACCATCTTCGAGGAACGCCAGACCTACGAGGTTCTGGCCGGAGACGGCGAGACTGGCTTCACGCTGCGGCGTGATGCGGACGATTCCGCGCTGACCGTGGAGACTGGCGGCAACATAGAGGTTGCCGTCGACATCGAAGGCCATGCCCTGAGCACGGCCGAGACCCTGATAGAAGACGGTTGTATTGCCGTCGCGGTCAATGGCGTGGACGGCTTGATTACTGGAGGTCGTTGGACCGGTGACGAAGAGCGTCCCGGCGTCGTTGAAGGCGAGATGATAGGCTGCGATGCTGGGTTCCAGCGTGGCATAGACGAAGATCTCGCCACTGCTGCCGCGTGCGTCTCCGCGGGCAATCTTGAAGATGGTGCCGGAACGATCGCCGACGAAGAGATTGCCGTCGCGGTCGAAGGCGATGCCGGTGGCGACGCCCATGCCCTCGGCGTAAGTCGAGATGGCCCCTTCGGGAGAGATGCGGTAGACCGTGCCCTCGGCGCGGGAACTGGCGTAGAGATAGCCGTCGGGTGAGAAGGCCAGTCCTGTGGGGTTGAGCAGGTCGCGGACAAACGGTGTCATCTGAAAGTCGCGCTGGATTTTGAAGATTGAGACGGGCGTCGCCTGGCCGCGGGAGCCGGAGAGGGTGGCATAGACGTTGCCGTCGGCGTCGACGGCTGGATTGGCTACAGGATGAAGATTTTCCGCCATAGGGACCGCGATGCGGAGAGTCAGAGGGTTACTCGCCGCTCCGTTGCGATGCAGGATGAGATCTCCGGTGATGGTGCCTTCGGGAATTCGGACGATAGCCCGTGTCGGCCGGCTGAGAATGACGGACGCTGAGATGTCGCCGATCGTGGCTCGTGGAATGTTGTGCGCAGCAGGGTCCAAATTGGTGCCCCGAATTTCTGCTTCGCCTCCGGGCATGGCTGCGCGAGGAGAGACTCGGTCAAGATGAGGGGCGGCGGTGCTTGGATGGAAAAGGCTCATGGGTGTGTCTCAGGGTATGCGCTGCGCCGCGGGAGTGCAAGGTTGCGGCGTTAGAAGAAGAGATGCACGAACTGCGCTACAAGGAGAGCCAGAATTCCTGCGGCCACGTCATCGAGCATGATGCCGGTGCCTTCGGGCAGTCGCTCCAGTTGTCGGACGGGCGGCGGTTTAAGGATGTCGAAGAAGCGGAAGAGCAGGAGGCTCAGGGCGGCGTGCTTCCAATCCGCGGGAATGGCGATCAGGGCAATAAGCTGACCAGCGACCTCATCGATGACGACATGACCGGGATCTTCGCGGCCAGACTCGCGGGCGACGATGGTAGCGGCGGGAATGCCGATGAGAGTGACTACGACGGCGGCAATGATCGTGCCGATGGTCAGCGCGAGCGCGCTGACTGGGAAGACGTGGGCGGCGATGAACCAAAGGATGATGGCGGCGATGGAACCGTAGGTTCCAGGACCGGGCTTAAGCAGGCCGGCGCCGAAGAAGGTGCCGATGAGCCAAGCCCAAAGAGTCTTCTTTTTGGCAGGAGGGCGGAGTTGGATTTTGGAGTTGGCCATTGAGATTCAGGGATTAGTTTAGTTTGGCACGTTTCACTGTAAGTACCCCCACCCCCGTACTTAATACGCCAAAGTCTTGATTCCATGGTGCTTAAGTCTGGACTTCAGGGCGAAAAGGTCCCGATTTCATGGCAAAGTCTTGATTCTGCAGGGCTTGACCTTAACACGGGCCGCACTTTTTTGATGGGCTTATTCTTCGTCGCTGGAGTTGGGATGGCGGTGAGCCCGAGAGCGGGCAAGCTCCTCGAGGTCGTCGGGGTCCTGAATGGGAGAGGAGATTTTATAGTCTCCACTGGCCCACTTGCCGAGGTCCAGGATGCGGCAGCGGTCGGAGCAGAAGGGGAAGTCCTCGTCGGTGGCGAGGACTACTTTGCGACAGGTGGGGCAGAAGAGTGCTTTTGACATGGCATCTCCGATTGTAAATTTTTAGACGGTGAAACGCAGCAGACGACTCGCCGCTGAGTGTTGCGAATCGGTCGACGAAGCTTGCATCATCTGTCTGACATCGAAGGAGGTGCGCCGCCTGTGTCCCAATGTGTGGGTTTGTCTGTCATCGTCAGCTTGAGTTCGCCGCCCGCCATCAACTGATCATGTGTAAACCA from Edaphobacter paludis includes:
- the murD gene encoding UDP-N-acetylmuramoyl-L-alanine--D-glutamate ligase, translated to MELKNKRVLVVGLGKSGLSSALFLRGLGAQVTVSDTRSAEALAKEIPALLEAGIMVESGGHGLLTFRRQDLIVVSPGVPMDTPEVKQVKAFGLPVIGELELASRFLKGKVVAITGSNGKTTTTTLVGKIFEDAGVPTLVGGNIGLPVIDLVAKSTADTVSVLEVSSFQLETVEEFHPWISVVLNITPDHLDRHGNFENYAAAKTRITERQEADDFLVLNAEDKPTQMVAAKTRAQIYWFSPRRPIKQGAFVHGESIFFVAKEGGKTEPVMPVAEIALKGAHNVENVLAAVCAARLAGIPAEKIRASVAGFKGVEHRLEFVRLLRGVEFYNDSKATNVDAAMKAVASFAGGVHLILGGKDKNSDYGAMAELLKERVKIVYTIGSAAQKIEHQLQGVVKIVSAETMQAAVTEAAKTAVAGDVVLLAPACSSFDQFENYEHRGQVFRQLVNELS
- the ftsW gene encoding putative lipid II flippase FtsW, with translation MAKRVGVDKWLFGVVLLLVLFGLVMVFSASAVMAKSQFGSAYFFMVRQSIWAGVGLVAMVLLMRVDYRHYNNPRVVFPIVAVTMLLLMAVFAMRDSHNTHRWFRFGALSFQPSELATPALILFLAYFLQTRMHKMDDWRGTVLRAALPPLLFIGLILKEPDLGTAIVCAAVTMLMLYLAGLQVRYIGIALACASPVLYYMLFRVPWRRARMLAFVNPEADPRGTGFHILQSLIAVGTGGIRGLGLMEGRQKLFYLPEPHTDFIFANICEELGLIGAVLVITMFVIFGYRGLRAAFLSTDPFARFLAFGITTAVLIQAFFNMSVVVALLPTKGITLPFISFGGTSLFVTLACMGILLNVTREID
- the murG gene encoding undecaprenyldiphospho-muramoylpentapeptide beta-N-acetylglucosaminyltransferase; translation: MQENSGTRLRILIAGGGTGGHVIPALAIARELRDAAGAEVRFVGTARGLETRLVPEAGFPLELIHVGQLKNVSLATRLRTLMDLPLGIGRCIRLLRSFRPDVVVGVGGYASGPAMMAAILLRVPTLAFEPNAVPGLANRLVGKLVTAAAVNFEETRRFFHGAQVTGTPVRPEFFDIGAKPLVGKKRLLVFGASQGARVFNERMPKIMKRLLNAFPTLEVVHQTGGRHGDSTLAQYRSAEVGFERVKVVPYLDDMAAQFAAADLILCRSGASTIAELSAAGRASVLVPFPQAADDHQRKNADAFVAVGAAEMILEAQLSEERLLEVLSKLLANDSRRQNMGERARALAHPAAVKMIARTVLEIADRG
- a CDS encoding YXWGXW repeat-containing protein, encoding MIHLIKGSISTIAVAMLLLAAPRAAHAGVFVSVAVAPPAIPVYAQPPIPGDGYIWTPGYWAWTGEGYEWVDGAWVEPPYVNALWTPGYWGWGGGGYFWNAGYWGPSIGYYGGINYGFGYFGTGFYGGYWRGGRFCYNRGYNNFGGRHFGNVYDRRVAGFDGRPGGSSFVRHGDEHGFAGNREASIGGRNFGNRGIASNRGFAAEGQRNFASGNRQAYNNVSNHQSFNGARSYSGGNYAGRSFTQQAPRSYAQPSRGYSGGSRGYSQAPVARSNFSGGNGGFHGNAGGGGSFHGGGGGGGYHGGGGGGGYHGGGGGGSHGGGGGGRR
- a CDS encoding NAD(P)H-dependent glycerol-3-phosphate dehydrogenase, translating into MSRIAILGAGAWGTALALALARRGGHELVLWSHSAPLADQLNDLGENLPYLPGFTLPADIQVTSDLPGAIFEADILLCVTPSQHVRGIISHIAPLLTRDQILVSASKGLEESTFLRMSQVIASITDNPCAVLSGPSFAQEVALGYPTAIVAAAATSTLAQIIQREFSSSLLRIYTNNDVTGVELGGALKNVIALSSGVVHGLNLGHNSAAALITRGIAEITRLSVACGGRRQTLAGLSGIGDLVLTCTGNLSRNRSVGIELGKGRHLPDILAGLNGKVAEGIQSTTAALGLAARYGVEMPITEQMDAILHHNKSPKDAIRDLMTRPGREE
- the plsY gene encoding glycerol-3-phosphate 1-O-acyltransferase PlsY; protein product: MTPWFLSISLAYLLGSIPFGYVLVKTFRKQDIRATGSGNIGATNVARSGAKGLAIATLLLDLGKAFVAVKIAQHILPGNYDLAVLAAVAAILGHVFPVWLRFRGGKGVASALGVFLALTWPSALATLAVFVVIFLLTRYVSLASIIAAAAFPLFALHFVPLRTPIVIAGFLFIPLLIIVKHHQNIRRLLTGTENRFGSSKVSA
- a CDS encoding competence/damage-inducible protein A, whose product is MIAEIIAVGSEMLTPHRQDTNSLYLTAGLNDLGVEVGFKTIVGDSLRHLTSVAKIAIDRADIVVFSGGLGPTEDDLTREAVAAALSIELNRDPAVLTDLYKRYAARQIVMPPNNAKQADVLDEAILLNNKNGSAPGQYLDTTVNGDRKIVILLPGPPGELKPLFDDVCKPRLAAALPSRHLARRMLRMALIPESQVDTRTAPIYKQYADVETTILAGHAEIQLHFLSAKPTLAEAQARVDELAEKIEREMDDSIFSSRGESLEEVVLLMLGMRHLTLAVGESCTGGLLAQRLTAVPNSSSAFIGGAVVYTTELKTIFAGVSKETIDSKGAVSEEVARELAQGIRARTGAALGISVTGLAGPGGAPSGPDSEKPIGRVYIGLADGQQTQVRELNLTGDRMRIRFWATQHALEMIRRHLL
- a CDS encoding Gfo/Idh/MocA family oxidoreductase, with the translated sequence MISRREFLDTLAVGAAGLAVSSTAKSYAQILGANDRLNFAVIGLHSRAYAHLASLKANEKHAKITHVCDVDSNTLSKFAGAVQQKMGDAPATDKDFRKILALKDVDAITIATPDHWHAPMAILGLQAGKHVYVEKPCSHNPAEGALLVEAQRKYGKHVQMGTQRRSSPVYIDVIKKIQDGLVGRAYYAKAWYSNTRKSIGVGKPAPVPAVLDWDLWQGPAPRQPYKDNVQPYNWHWFKIWGTGEALNNGTHEVDVCRWALGVDLPNRVTASGGRYQFKDDWQFYDTLDTSFEYDDKLISWQDQSCNGMKLYDRDRGAVVVGTTGSVVLDPGGYEVYDLKGKKINDVKEGKAASSSDLTGADNMTDLHFANFIAAIRTGEKLNQPIESGNISVTMLQLSNIAWEVQRELKLNPKNGHILNDPEAMKGWGREYEKGWAPHL
- a CDS encoding gluconolaconase, which produces MSLFHPSTAAPHLDRVSPRAAMPGGEAEIRGTNLDPAAHNIPRATIGDISASVILSRPTRAIVRIPEGTITGDLILHRNGAASNPLTLRIAVPMAENLHPVANPAVDADGNVYATLSGSRGQATPVSIFKIQRDFQMTPFVRDLLNPTGLAFSPDGYLYASSRAEGTVYRISPEGAISTYAEGMGVATGIAFDRDGNLFVGDRSGTIFKIARGDARGSSGEIFVYATLEPSIAAYHLAFNDAGTLFVTGPTTSSNQAVHAIDRDGNTTVFYQGLGRAQGMAFDVDGNLYVAASLHGQRGIVRITPQREASLAVSGQNLVGLAFLEDGCAALATRDALYHVALDIEGRPLT
- a CDS encoding phosphatidylglycerophosphatase A, with protein sequence MANSKIQLRPPAKKKTLWAWLIGTFFGAGLLKPGPGTYGSIAAIILWFIAAHVFPVSALALTIGTIIAAVVVTLIGIPAATIVARESGREDPGHVVIDEVAGQLIALIAIPADWKHAALSLLLFRFFDILKPPPVRQLERLPEGTGIMLDDVAAGILALLVAQFVHLFF
- a CDS encoding DNA gyrase inhibitor YacG produces the protein MSKALFCPTCRKVVLATDEDFPFCSDRCRILDLGKWASGDYKISSPIQDPDDLEELARSRAHRHPNSSDEE